The following are encoded in a window of Castanea sativa cultivar Marrone di Chiusa Pesio chromosome 5, ASM4071231v1 genomic DNA:
- the LOC142637382 gene encoding putative disease resistance protein RGA4, whose amino-acid sequence MLCTVKRMSLVMAHLENLVEEMHSLPSPSLPPFSSSSSSTEDPGYHLLPWYLRRCLEFCFIFTPGFTFYKKDLVLFWVAGGLVHPVAGRSLEEEAGHYFDLMVSWNYFLLAYPDHPEPGLTSLDLDLDPPLYKLRFDWINIDRFTMDHEFVRHCLFDDLVSEKARHASVGNCSISEGWLQPSRGLRTIFLRRRGTHCYSNSSLNDAGRLFLKVRYLRILDLSHAGFKSLPDYVCDLLHLRSLNLSYNPIETLSRSIINLFRLQTLNLFRCHELTSIPDNLYLLSNLRHLIISPVKLNLMPTFIGRFTSLQTLLQFTVLRKDGCQIGELRNLNNLCGELSIENLENVATLDEAKGARLHLKTGIHKLSLVWSGNEPNANFDIAQDLRPHCNLKVLKIFNYNSKFPSWVSNPSFTHLISITLTNCLSQELPPFGPLPLLKSLQIVNVNGVKHIGPKFYGWGIVKIAFPSLLSLKIWHMNDLEAWAQCKSTDFPVLKEIYLSSCKKLKNLPKMRPLVKIKTFNCPKFSHVSGSN is encoded by the coding sequence ATGCTTTGTACGGTAAAAAGAATGTCCCTCGTTATGGCACATCTAGAAAATCTTGTAGAAGAAATGCACTCTTTACCCTCACCCTCACTGCCCCcgttctcctcctcctcctcctccacagAAGACCCAGGATATCATTTACTTCCTTGGTATTTGAGAAGATGCCTGGAATTCTGCTTCATATTCACCCCTGGTTTCACCTTTTACAAGAAAGATTTGGTCTTATTTTGGGTAGCTGGGGGACTTGTTCACCCTGTTGCTGGACGTAGCTTGGAGGAGGAAGCAGGCCATTACTTTGATCTAATGGTGTCTTGGAACTACTTTCTGCTCGCATATCCAGATCACCCTGAACCAGGTCTTACATCATTGGACCTAGACCTAGACCCTCCTCTGTACAAACTAAGATTTGACTGGATAAACATTGATCGCTTTACCATGGACCATGAATTCGTGCGCCACTGTCTGTTTGATGATCTTGTCTCAGAGAAGGCACGCCATGCATCTGTGGGTAACTGTTCCATATCTGAAGGATGGCTACAACCTTCAAGGGGTTTACGCACAATCTTCCTTAGGAGGAGAGGCACCCACTGTTACTCCAACTCTTCATTGAATGATGCTGGGCGTTTGTTCCTAAAGGTAAGATACCTGCGTATACTTGATCTGTCACATGCCGGGTTTAAAAGTCTTCCAGATTATGTTTGTGACTTGCTCCATCTTAGGTCTCTAAATCTCTCTTATAATCCAATTGAGACATTGAGTAGATCAATCATCAACCTCTTCCGTCTTCAAACCTTGAATCTCTTTCGTTGTCATGAATTGACCAGCATTCCGGACAACCTATACTTGCTGTCTAACTTGCGACATCTTATTATTAGTCCGGTTAAATTGAATTTGATGCCTACATTTATTGGGAGATTTACCTCTCTCCAAACACTACTTCAATTCACCGTCCTAAGGAAAGATGGGTGTCAAATTGGAGAGCTAAGAAACCTAAATAACCTTTGTGGGGAGCTTAGCATTGAAAATCTCGAGAATGTGGCAACTTTGGATGAGGCTAAGGGAGCAAGGTTGCATCTCAAGACTGGTATTCACAAATTATCCTTGGTTTGGTCCGGAAACGAACCTAATGCAAATTTTGACATTGCCCAAGATCTTCGACCTCATTGCAACCTCAAGGTTTTGAAGATTTTCaactataattcaaaatttccaTCTTGGGTGTCAAATCCTTCATTCACACACCTTATATCTATCACCCTGACCAACTGTTTAAGTCAAGAGCTCCCACCATTTGGTCCATTGCCTCTCCTGAAATCTCTTCAAATTGTGAATGTTAATGGGGTTAAACATATTGGCCCCAAGTTCTACGGCTGGGGAATTGTCAAAATTGCTTTCCCATCTTTACTTTCACTGAAAATTTGGCATATGAATGATTTGGAAGCTTGGGCTCAGTGCAAATCCACTGACTTCCCAGTGCTAAAGGAAATTTATCTGAGCAGCTGCAAGAAGTTGAAGAATCTCCCTAAGATGCGGCCACTTGTCAAAATAAAGACTTTCAATTGCCCGAAATTTTCACATGTTAGTGGTTCAAATTGA